From Halobacteriovorax sp. HLS, the proteins below share one genomic window:
- the truA gene encoding tRNA pseudouridine(38-40) synthase TruA, translating to MKRYYNLELSYDGQNYFGWQKQKDFETVQGTLEATIKEMIGSNFIKSIGSSRTDTGVHALANICFLQLPTEYTPQALMDNLNNNLPKDIRVTRCERTYKQFKVIYFAKKKSYFYLFKNLPQEIDSDYFTNITTPLDINKMKEAAKSFEGLHNFSNFCYKASPNSEKNKEIFTCKIIENQDILTGHNREGSYALIVEGSGFLKQMIRIIMGTLFNIGMGKVEIKDIEEAFSTTDFRKTGFITPGGGLYLKEIEFIRDPFKGHSVNS from the coding sequence ATGAAACGCTACTATAACTTAGAACTATCATACGATGGTCAAAATTACTTTGGCTGGCAAAAGCAAAAAGACTTTGAAACTGTTCAAGGGACTTTGGAAGCTACAATTAAAGAAATGATAGGTTCAAACTTTATTAAGTCAATTGGTTCTAGTAGAACCGATACAGGAGTACACGCATTAGCAAATATTTGCTTCTTACAGCTACCAACAGAATACACTCCTCAAGCATTAATGGATAACTTAAATAATAATCTTCCAAAAGATATTAGAGTGACAAGGTGTGAGAGAACTTACAAGCAATTTAAAGTGATTTACTTTGCCAAGAAGAAGTCTTACTTCTACTTATTTAAGAATCTGCCTCAAGAAATTGATTCTGACTATTTTACAAATATAACTACTCCACTTGATATTAATAAAATGAAAGAAGCGGCCAAATCTTTTGAAGGTCTACACAATTTTTCAAATTTTTGTTATAAAGCTTCTCCAAACTCAGAAAAAAATAAAGAGATCTTCACCTGTAAAATTATTGAGAATCAAGACATACTCACAGGACATAACCGGGAAGGTTCGTATGCCCTAATTGTCGAAGGAAGCGGTTTTTTAAAACAAATGATTCGAATTATTATGGGTACTCTATTTAATATAGGTATGGGAAAAGTAGAAATTAAAGATATTGAAGAGGCATTTAGTACGACAGATTTTAGGAAAACAGGCTTCATAACTCCTGGAGGAGGTCTCTACCTAAAAGAAATCGAATTTATCAGAGACCCTTTCAAAGGTCATAGCGTAAATTCGTGA
- a CDS encoding cyclopropane-fatty-acyl-phospholipid synthase family protein produces MKFLKSYFNRKFFKQKAPQAFEKTYKSIQSSKTYLKYCQSIHGISIKMLNTLSPIQLNSLNDIVKKSQAKKVLDLGSGNGELLVHICNENSIKGIGIDFSYLPPSNKFCSFIKSDHEDFNLNDKFDLILSIDSSYMIGDFKRYLKNIIDHLHPNASALFFMTFTDTSLESSPFIKACKKLKINPEIIDFTNNDYEFWQNSKKELDALNQEFVDEEHFNLWNIKYKEVLKNLELHQENRTKRYQILIRK; encoded by the coding sequence GTGAAATTTCTAAAATCATATTTCAATCGAAAATTCTTCAAACAAAAAGCTCCACAGGCCTTTGAAAAAACTTATAAGTCGATTCAATCGTCTAAGACGTATTTGAAGTACTGTCAAAGTATTCATGGAATAAGTATTAAAATGTTGAATACCTTATCTCCTATTCAACTAAATTCTCTAAACGATATTGTAAAAAAATCTCAAGCTAAGAAGGTGCTAGATCTTGGCTCAGGCAATGGAGAACTCTTAGTCCATATTTGTAATGAGAATTCAATAAAAGGTATAGGAATTGACTTCTCATACCTACCTCCATCTAATAAATTTTGTAGTTTTATAAAGTCTGATCATGAAGACTTTAATTTAAATGATAAATTTGATCTCATATTATCAATTGATTCATCTTATATGATTGGAGATTTCAAAAGATATTTAAAGAATATCATTGATCATCTACATCCAAATGCTAGCGCACTTTTTTTCATGACTTTTACAGATACAAGCCTCGAGAGTTCCCCTTTTATTAAGGCCTGTAAGAAGTTAAAGATTAACCCCGAAATTATAGACTTCACAAATAATGACTACGAGTTTTGGCAAAATAGTAAAAAAGAACTAGATGCTTTAAATCAAGAATTCGTTGATGAAGAACACTTTAACTTGTGGAATATTAAGTATAAAGAAGTCCTTAAGAACCTAGAGCTACATCAAGAAAATAGAACCAAACGCTATCAAATACTTATTAGAAAATAA
- a CDS encoding DUF4105 domain-containing protein, which produces MSYHLKNIVLIIITFVSFETKVFSQNYQNKLIEVSNSSYWKKLLHYEEGFFSSSSLADSDTFFLSKNGRDNLLEELEANIEAFKKIESLYTPEKMPAQCAFPERFNFIKNSFSEIKFKEAKCPDFQKWKKAVVGESVSLVFASAYVNNPSSMFGHTFLKFNQRNVEKLSEDMFNYVVAFSAHSDSSPGFLYALKGLFGGYKGVINVKPFYQTMKEYSKVESRDLWEYELNLDKDEIDSILNHLWEIFANTNFDYYFFDENCTSVLARILDLVSVDISYVENMRGYSLPTELVRTLSDSSKVGSVRYHPSLRKIFWAHYNKLSDSDKEDFHKLVKKEVVDTNAQVYQAVIHYYDYMRHDHENAIDENFAKYQKEILSKAAKAGRSSEIAIDTPISPDQGHLPAKVGLLLGKRNKDTVNSFQIRPLYHGLNDTDKGHEPWSAIEVLKLDFNFNHDQNNVGIENLTIVDVQSLPNFSFLDKNISWDLSLQVNPMIEDYKESSLKTSFSMKLGVSKQNSRFLFSTLIGAKVEAHEFYENFFRVGPHLKLVSGFLIGKSKLLANVNYFHSLVGKGELSKRYYYDYSLGLSIPVSTQGVFELKSTSNGRLGTFKDSFDSYSAGVSIYY; this is translated from the coding sequence TTGTCATATCATCTAAAAAATATAGTCTTAATCATAATTACCTTCGTTTCATTTGAGACGAAGGTTTTTTCACAAAATTATCAAAATAAATTAATTGAAGTATCAAATTCTAGTTATTGGAAAAAATTACTTCACTATGAGGAAGGCTTCTTCTCAAGTTCTTCTCTAGCAGACTCAGATACATTCTTTCTCTCGAAAAATGGTAGGGATAATCTTCTAGAAGAGCTTGAAGCAAATATTGAAGCCTTTAAGAAAATTGAAAGCTTATACACTCCAGAGAAAATGCCGGCCCAATGTGCTTTTCCTGAACGCTTTAACTTTATTAAGAACTCTTTTTCAGAAATTAAATTTAAAGAAGCAAAGTGTCCTGATTTTCAGAAATGGAAAAAGGCCGTGGTTGGTGAAAGCGTCTCTCTCGTTTTTGCCTCTGCATACGTAAATAATCCATCTTCTATGTTTGGACATACTTTTTTAAAGTTTAATCAACGAAATGTTGAGAAGCTTAGTGAAGATATGTTCAACTACGTCGTTGCTTTTTCTGCGCACTCAGATTCAAGTCCGGGCTTTCTCTACGCTTTAAAAGGCCTCTTTGGAGGCTATAAGGGAGTTATCAATGTAAAGCCTTTCTATCAAACAATGAAAGAGTATTCTAAAGTAGAGTCTCGCGACCTATGGGAGTATGAATTAAATTTAGATAAAGATGAAATAGACTCTATTCTTAATCATTTATGGGAGATATTCGCTAATACTAACTTTGATTATTACTTCTTTGATGAAAATTGTACCTCTGTTCTTGCCCGTATTTTAGATCTTGTTTCTGTTGATATTAGTTATGTTGAAAATATGAGGGGCTATTCGCTTCCGACAGAATTGGTCAGAACTCTTAGTGATTCATCGAAAGTTGGTAGCGTAAGATATCACCCTTCTTTAAGGAAAATTTTTTGGGCCCACTATAATAAGTTATCTGACTCAGATAAAGAAGATTTTCATAAACTTGTAAAAAAAGAGGTTGTTGATACCAATGCACAAGTCTATCAAGCAGTCATTCATTATTACGATTACATGAGACACGATCATGAAAATGCAATTGATGAAAACTTTGCTAAATATCAAAAAGAGATTCTTTCTAAGGCGGCAAAAGCAGGGAGAAGCTCAGAAATTGCTATCGACACTCCCATTTCACCAGATCAAGGTCACCTTCCGGCTAAAGTAGGATTACTACTTGGAAAGAGAAATAAAGATACTGTAAATAGTTTTCAAATTCGTCCTTTATATCATGGCCTTAATGATACAGATAAAGGACATGAGCCATGGTCTGCTATAGAGGTTTTAAAGTTAGATTTTAACTTTAATCATGATCAGAATAACGTAGGTATTGAAAATCTGACTATTGTTGATGTTCAAAGTCTTCCTAATTTTTCTTTTCTTGATAAGAATATCTCGTGGGATTTAAGTCTTCAAGTAAACCCTATGATAGAGGACTACAAAGAGAGCTCTCTAAAAACTTCCTTTTCAATGAAACTAGGTGTATCAAAACAAAATTCAAGATTCTTATTTTCTACATTGATAGGCGCTAAGGTTGAGGCCCACGAGTTCTATGAAAACTTCTTTAGAGTAGGTCCTCACTTAAAATTAGTCTCTGGATTTCTTATTGGTAAGTCTAAGTTACTAGCAAATGTTAATTACTTTCATTCTTTAGTAGGGAAGGGAGAGCTCTCAAAGAGATATTATTATGACTATAGTTTAGGTCTTTCTATCCCTGTTTCAACTCAAGGAGTTTTTGAGTTAAAATCTACTAGTAATGGAAGGCTTGGGACTTTTAAAGATTCTTTTGATTCCTATTCTGCTGGGGTTAGTATTTATTACTAA
- a CDS encoding DUF3015 family protein translates to MKKLLVICAFLFTSYTMAADSSSGCGLGWAVLSKNSLVSSFTRTFINATFSSTIGMTLGTSGCAQHSIVKNESKIIHFSEANFYQLQKEIALGNGPYVTAFSGLIGCEDTQNFNSRIQKKFDKIYTDVNTTPNVALKNILKSVQEDQELSANCHII, encoded by the coding sequence ATGAAAAAATTATTAGTTATTTGTGCATTCTTATTCACTAGTTATACAATGGCTGCAGATTCATCATCTGGTTGTGGGTTAGGTTGGGCCGTACTATCTAAGAATTCACTCGTTTCATCATTTACTAGAACATTTATCAACGCCACTTTTTCAAGTACTATTGGAATGACACTTGGAACTAGTGGTTGTGCTCAGCATAGTATTGTTAAGAATGAGAGTAAAATCATTCATTTTTCTGAAGCAAATTTCTATCAATTACAAAAAGAGATTGCTCTTGGTAACGGACCATATGTTACGGCATTTTCGGGACTAATTGGATGTGAAGATACTCAAAATTTTAATTCACGTATCCAGAAAAAGTTTGATAAGATTTACACTGATGTAAATACTACACCAAATGTAGCATTGAAGAATATCTTGAAAAGTGTTCAAGAAGATCAGGAGTTATCTGCAAATTGTCATATCATCTAA
- a CDS encoding peroxiredoxin-like family protein, producing the protein MKFLVSLFFLVSLISCASSSTGSKLPSSAMEISPLINGAKLPSMMVSNHKGKVVDLSTELKGKKSVVVFYRGGWCPYCNVQLQGLRKIEKKLKKLGWQIVGISPDSVSSISQSINKHNLGYKLYSDSLVNAAKGFGLAYKVDDKTNTKLLGYGINLEEASGQKHRALPVPAVYLIGEDGSVLFNYVNPNYKVRLKESIILEAAKELK; encoded by the coding sequence ATGAAATTTTTAGTAAGTTTGTTTTTTCTCGTCTCTCTTATAAGTTGCGCTAGTTCTAGTACTGGATCGAAGTTACCTTCATCTGCGATGGAAATATCACCATTAATAAATGGAGCAAAGCTACCTTCAATGATGGTTTCAAATCATAAAGGAAAAGTTGTGGATTTGAGCACTGAACTAAAGGGAAAAAAGAGTGTTGTCGTCTTCTATCGAGGAGGATGGTGTCCTTACTGTAACGTTCAGCTTCAAGGACTTAGAAAAATAGAAAAGAAGCTTAAGAAACTTGGATGGCAAATTGTAGGTATAAGTCCTGACTCTGTATCTTCGATTTCTCAAAGTATTAACAAGCATAACCTGGGTTACAAGCTCTACTCTGATAGTTTGGTCAATGCTGCAAAAGGTTTTGGATTGGCCTATAAAGTTGATGACAAGACTAATACTAAGCTTCTAGGTTATGGAATAAACCTAGAAGAAGCTTCGGGTCAAAAACATAGAGCTTTACCTGTTCCTGCTGTTTACCTAATTGGTGAGGACGGTAGCGTGTTATTTAACTACGTGAACCCAAACTATAAAGTTAGACTAAAAGAGTCTATCATTTTAGAAGCCGCAAAAGAATTAAAGTAA
- a CDS encoding GTP-binding protein, with translation MNRSIPVTLVVGFLGSGKTTFINNILHGDHGKKIAIIENEFGEVGIDDELLKNDDDLFVEMNNGCICCNMKGDLVSSLEKLLESKKSFEHILIEATGMANPGPIIETFFSSPSLEEHFYLDSVIGLVDGKHFDLNVLKFEKDEEIAFYDQITFSESILLNKTDLLDQSNIVKIENELSERNPNAKIYQTVNADIDLDKVMGIKSFDLNKVEDSLPKESNVEYPFSWAGVVELDAAFLKLTFDHTHHSERMIFFKVDEDTLNDKMISYASSLFYSPLRKHKSGENLAPDEHMELSFDQGNHFILDIEFSGKYAFFLTDSPSHLQMSIFNKSQEKLTFKNDKNFKKVKHNHGQQISSVSFEFEGEINPHSFEMFLNVLFTQYKNEIYRSKGILNFSGNPNRVIFQGVYSSLKFDHGKEWGDERSYNKLVFIGKGLVGPSLEAGIKNCLV, from the coding sequence ATGAATCGATCAATACCAGTAACACTTGTCGTAGGTTTTTTAGGCTCGGGCAAGACGACTTTTATCAACAATATATTGCATGGTGATCACGGTAAGAAGATCGCTATTATAGAGAATGAGTTTGGGGAAGTTGGAATTGATGATGAGCTATTGAAAAATGATGATGATCTCTTTGTCGAGATGAACAATGGTTGTATTTGTTGTAATATGAAAGGTGATCTTGTTAGCTCGTTAGAAAAACTTCTTGAAAGTAAGAAAAGTTTTGAGCACATTTTGATTGAGGCTACAGGTATGGCAAACCCTGGACCCATTATTGAGACATTCTTTTCTTCACCGTCTCTTGAAGAACACTTCTATTTAGACTCCGTTATAGGTCTTGTAGATGGAAAGCATTTTGATTTAAATGTGTTGAAGTTTGAAAAAGATGAGGAGATTGCATTCTATGATCAAATCACTTTTAGTGAGTCAATTCTTTTAAATAAGACGGACTTACTCGATCAATCGAATATCGTAAAAATTGAAAATGAACTGAGTGAAAGAAACCCAAATGCTAAGATCTATCAAACGGTAAATGCTGATATTGATCTTGATAAAGTCATGGGAATAAAATCGTTCGATCTGAATAAAGTTGAAGATTCACTTCCAAAAGAAAGTAATGTTGAGTACCCATTTAGTTGGGCAGGTGTAGTAGAGCTAGATGCAGCCTTTTTAAAATTAACCTTTGATCATACTCATCACAGCGAAAGAATGATCTTTTTCAAAGTCGATGAAGATACTTTAAATGATAAGATGATTAGCTATGCATCCTCACTATTTTATTCACCTCTAAGAAAGCATAAAAGTGGTGAAAACCTAGCTCCTGATGAACATATGGAATTAAGCTTTGATCAGGGCAATCACTTTATTTTAGATATAGAATTTTCTGGAAAGTATGCATTCTTTTTAACAGATTCTCCTAGTCATCTACAAATGAGTATTTTTAATAAATCCCAAGAGAAGTTAACCTTTAAGAATGATAAGAACTTTAAGAAGGTTAAGCATAATCATGGGCAACAAATTTCTTCTGTTTCATTTGAATTTGAAGGAGAAATAAACCCTCATTCATTTGAAATGTTTCTAAATGTTTTATTTACGCAATATAAGAATGAAATCTATAGGTCTAAAGGAATTTTAAACTTTAGTGGTAATCCTAATAGAGTTATTTTTCAAGGTGTCTACTCATCATTAAAGTTTGATCATGGTAAAGAGTGGGGCGATGAGAGGTCATATAATAAGTTAGTCTTCATTGGAAAAGGATTAGTCGGACCATCATTAGAAGCAGGTATCAAGAATTGTTTAGTTTAA
- a CDS encoding Fur family transcriptional regulator: MLSLIMKKNEIKDIIKSSGLSVTKPREAILKLLTREHGPFSADEIFDKLPEGICDKATLFRSLKQFKEKEILNSVSFDEGFSRYEFNHPGHHHHHIICKECKKVKVLDHCFVKEIDKKIELMGYSQVEHKLEFFAVCPNCSVP; this comes from the coding sequence ATGTTAAGCTTAATTATGAAAAAAAATGAAATTAAAGACATAATTAAGAGTTCAGGACTTAGTGTAACTAAACCTAGAGAAGCGATCCTTAAGCTACTTACCCGTGAGCATGGACCTTTTTCGGCAGATGAAATTTTTGATAAGCTTCCAGAGGGAATATGCGACAAAGCGACTCTTTTTAGATCTCTAAAGCAGTTTAAAGAAAAGGAAATCTTAAATAGCGTTAGTTTCGATGAGGGGTTTTCACGTTATGAGTTTAATCATCCTGGCCACCACCATCATCATATTATCTGCAAAGAATGCAAGAAAGTTAAAGTTCTAGATCACTGCTTTGTAAAAGAAATTGATAAGAAAATTGAATTAATGGGATACTCTCAAGTCGAACACAAGCTAGAATTCTTTGCGGTTTGTCCCAATTGTTCAGTGCCTTAG
- a CDS encoding MerC domain-containing protein translates to MDKTESENIDKIGIFLSLSCCIHCLLTPVLLMMAPALGEIFQNEFIHIGLFVLVVPIALYSFISTYRKNGHKKPLVFGVIGLFGLLSGLLIHTLMEGGNHNEIFHDVEIGVNIISGLIMIYAHLINFRERECKKC, encoded by the coding sequence GTGGATAAGACTGAGAGTGAAAATATTGATAAAATAGGGATTTTTCTCTCCCTTTCATGCTGTATTCACTGTCTTTTAACGCCTGTTCTTTTGATGATGGCTCCAGCTCTTGGAGAGATTTTTCAAAATGAATTTATTCACATTGGTCTGTTTGTTCTCGTTGTTCCAATCGCTCTCTATAGTTTTATTAGCACTTACCGAAAAAATGGACATAAGAAACCACTCGTATTTGGAGTTATAGGCCTTTTTGGACTCTTGTCTGGGTTACTCATTCACACTCTTATGGAAGGCGGAAATCATAACGAGATCTTCCATGACGTAGAAATTGGGGTAAATATTATTTCAGGTCTAATCATGATTTATGCACACCTCATTAACTTTAGAGAGAGAGAGTGCAAGAAGTGCTAA
- the msrA gene encoding peptide-methionine (S)-S-oxide reductase MsrA, translating to MKKALYCTILFILFGGVVMAKENIKQATFAGGCFWCMEPPFDKLKGVKSTISGYAGGHDLNPTYEEVSAGKTGHTEVIQITYDENLVSYETLLDTFWKNIDPTDAHGQFVDKGSQYRPAIFFHDETQKEAALKSKSDLEKSGRFSSKIVVEVTKLDKFFPAEEYHQDFYQKSPVRYKFYRYNSGRDQFLKKVWDK from the coding sequence ATGAAAAAAGCTCTATATTGTACAATTCTTTTTATTTTATTTGGAGGAGTGGTCATGGCCAAGGAAAATATTAAACAGGCTACATTTGCTGGAGGCTGCTTTTGGTGTATGGAGCCTCCTTTTGATAAGCTTAAAGGGGTTAAGTCCACTATTTCTGGTTACGCTGGAGGTCATGATTTAAACCCGACCTACGAAGAGGTTAGTGCGGGTAAAACAGGACACACTGAAGTTATTCAAATTACTTATGACGAGAATTTAGTAAGTTATGAGACTTTATTAGACACATTTTGGAAGAATATTGATCCAACAGATGCTCATGGGCAATTTGTTGATAAGGGCAGCCAGTACCGACCTGCTATTTTCTTCCATGACGAGACCCAAAAAGAAGCTGCTCTTAAAAGTAAGAGCGACCTTGAAAAGAGCGGTAGGTTCAGTTCAAAAATAGTTGTCGAAGTAACCAAATTAGATAAGTTCTTTCCTGCGGAGGAGTATCATCAAGACTTCTATCAAAAAAGCCCTGTTCGATACAAGTTTTATAGATATAACTCAGGACGGGACCAATTTCTTAAGAAAGTTTGGGATAAATAG
- a CDS encoding ABC transporter substrate-binding protein: protein MKVIITIVFLIFSLSSFAQKYPRVVFVSPDPKNSENEFWPTTYSHLIKSASDLGVELEIIYTNSHHSFYMEAIRQLVQRPIATRPQYFIGLPYKYFELDILSLLQKADIKAFFVNMDIDPSGRKKIAKPREIFKNWIGHFYPDDYDAGELITREVAKACSINKNIIAITGNHLSYASLQREQAFKDISKEYHLKLQQVFSASWKKANVEKMIPHIELRYPTTCGFVVASDSMAEGVIENSKRSYHICGIDWTSNGFKLIEKGKLLCSAGGHFLEPAFALVALFDYHNGIDFKNDLGVTYKTPFAIATKKNVRSILQTFYGNKKKLNFKKFSKFYSKHKKYNFKLN, encoded by the coding sequence ATGAAAGTCATTATTACAATAGTATTTCTAATTTTTAGTTTAAGTTCATTCGCTCAGAAGTACCCTAGAGTAGTTTTTGTCTCTCCAGATCCTAAGAACTCTGAAAATGAATTCTGGCCAACGACCTACTCTCATTTAATCAAATCAGCTTCAGATCTTGGTGTTGAACTTGAAATAATTTACACGAACTCTCACCATTCATTTTATATGGAAGCTATTAGACAATTAGTTCAGCGACCAATTGCAACCCGACCTCAATATTTCATAGGTCTACCTTACAAATACTTTGAGTTAGATATTCTTAGTCTATTACAAAAAGCAGATATTAAGGCCTTCTTTGTAAATATGGATATTGATCCATCAGGTAGAAAGAAGATAGCAAAGCCTAGAGAAATTTTTAAAAACTGGATTGGACACTTTTATCCTGATGATTACGATGCAGGAGAATTAATAACGAGAGAAGTTGCGAAGGCCTGCTCTATAAATAAAAATATTATTGCAATTACCGGAAATCATCTATCATACGCCTCTCTACAGAGGGAGCAGGCTTTTAAAGATATCTCTAAAGAATATCATTTAAAATTACAGCAAGTTTTCTCTGCCTCTTGGAAGAAGGCGAATGTAGAGAAAATGATCCCTCATATAGAATTGCGATATCCAACAACCTGTGGCTTTGTTGTCGCAAGTGACTCAATGGCAGAGGGAGTAATTGAAAACTCAAAGAGAAGTTATCATATCTGTGGAATAGACTGGACCTCTAACGGTTTTAAATTAATTGAAAAGGGTAAGCTTCTATGTTCTGCTGGAGGACATTTCTTAGAGCCAGCATTCGCTCTAGTTGCACTTTTTGATTATCACAACGGCATAGATTTTAAAAATGACTTAGGAGTGACTTATAAAACCCCTTTTGCCATCGCAACGAAGAAAAATGTTCGCAGTATCTTGCAGACATTTTATGGAAATAAGAAAAAGTTAAACTTTAAGAAGTTTTCAAAATTCTATTCTAAACATAAGAAATATAATTTTAAGCTGAACTGA